The Syngnathus typhle isolate RoL2023-S1 ecotype Sweden linkage group LG16, RoL_Styp_1.0, whole genome shotgun sequence genome includes a region encoding these proteins:
- the grhl3 gene encoding grainyhead-like protein 3 homolog isoform X2, with amino-acid sequence MTKETETLGVVFQSENFNYNRYNTNYTMESWPYMDSPMPEENLAKPRLHPGDDLAAITMLYEQCKSQKDQKAPACSRNSSIFKPTERTPSNDLISLETSGNVMKILSENVPTGYSLEVLGSKQSASLPSNADTYATLTSVAAESDKQELNIIFDSLLQKWPESSAFPDPNAETLTYNDPFPEDHSSPVYSGSYSGSPPETYRSDFQFSLGAPAASSFKSNELPMVYLNKGQFYPITLQGVDNNTCVTTTKVKTVVMAVFENDKTPEMQLRFWNHWHARQPTVKQRVIDIADYKEVFTGISNIEEVAFNALSFVWNPHEEAKVFIGINSLSTDFSSQKGVKGLPLNLQIDTYDFSSGNNQLIHRAACQVKIFCDKGAERKMRDEERKTSKRRGKTSNDANAKSLVSSSMGCDCTFFQTVDDRITQPVLFIPEAHLSSLQRMATPMDESERTSMKRLYSDREQSTSPPSKQARRDESQRVLLYVRRATEEVFDALMLSTPTVSGLREAISEKYGMQEDTVGKIYKKCKRGIYVNMDDVIIQHYTNQSAFLIEISEVVSGRFQVTLIEV; translated from the exons ATGACCAAAGAGACTGA AACTCTGGGAGTGGTCTTTCAGAGCGAGAACTTCAACTATAACCGCTACAACACAAACTACACCATGGAGTCCTGGCCGTATATGGATAGTCCCATGCCCGAGGAGAACCTGGCCAAACCCAGACTCCACCCAGGAGACGACCTGGCGGCTATAACAATGCTTTACGAACAGTGCAAG AGCCAGAAGGACCAGAAAGCTCCTGCCTGCAGTCGAAACAGTAGCATCTTCAAACCAAcagaaag GACTCCAAGCAATGATCTCATCTCACTGGAAACATCCGGCAACGTCATGAAGATCCTTTCAGAGAACGTCCCCACCGGCTACTCCCTTGAGGTCTTAGGATCCAAGCAGAGCGCCTCCCTGCCCTCCAACGCCGACACCTACGCCACCCTGACCAGCGTGGCGGCCGAGAGCGACAAACAGGAGCTCAATATCATCTTCGACTCTTTGCTGCAGAAGTGGCCCGAGAGTAGCGCGTTCCCGGACCCCAACGCGGAG ACTCTTACCTACAACGATCCCTTCCCCGAGGACCACTCCAGTCCCGTCTACTCGGGTTCCTACTCCGGCTCTCCACCTGAGACCTACAGAAGCGACTTCCAATTTTCCCTGGGTGCCCCCGCGGCCTCCTCTTTCAAATCCAACGAGTTACCCATGGTCTACCTGAATAAGGGGCAGTTCTACCCCATCACTCTTCAGGGAGTGGACAACAACACCTGCGTAACTACGACCAAAGTCAAG ACGGTGGTGATGGCCGTGTTTGAGAATGACAAAACGCCAGAAATGCAGCTTCGCTTTTGGAACCACTGGCATGCGCGTCAGCCGACTGTCAAACAGAGGGTCATTGACATTG CGGACTACAAAGAGGTGTTCACCGGCATTAGCAACATTGAGGAGGTTGCCTTCAACGCCCTCTCCTTCGTTTGGAATCCCCATGAAGAagccaag gtGTTTATCGGGATCAACTCGCTAAGCACCGATTTTTCATCGCAAAAAGGTGTGAAGGGCCTCCCTCTCAACCTGCAGATCGACACGTACGACTTCAGCTCCGGGAACAATCAGCTCATACACAGAGCCGCCTGCCAAGTCAAGATTTTCTGCGATAAG GGGGCTGAGAGGAAGATGCGTGATGAGGAGAGGAAGACGAGCAAGAGGAGGGGCAAAACGAGCAATGATGCCAACG ccaaGTCTTTAGTGAGCAGCTCAATGGGCTGCGACTGCACTTTCTTCCAAACTGTGGATGACCGCATCACCCAGCCGGTCCTCTTCATCCCAGAAGCACATCTGTCCAGCTTACAGCGCATG GCCACGCCTATGGATGAGAGCGAAAG aaCTTCTATGAAGAGGTTGTACTCGGACAGAGAACAGAGCACCTCTCCGCCTAGCAAGCAAGCACGCAGAGATGAATCCCAAAGAG TTCTGCTGTACGTGAGGAGAGCCACCGAAGAGGTTTTCGACGCGCTCATGCTAAGCACGCCGACGGTGTCGGGCCTACGAGAAGCT ATTTCAGAAAAGTACGGCATGCAAGAAGACACCGTTGGGAAAATCTACAAGAAATGCAAACGAGG AATTTACGTCAATATGGACGACGTCATCATCCAACACTACACCAATCAGTCCGCTTTCCTCATCGAGATATCCGAAGTGGTCAGCGGTCGATTCCAGGTCACTCTCATCGAAGTATGA
- the grhl3 gene encoding grainyhead-like protein 3 homolog isoform X1: protein MTKETETLGVVFQSENFNYNRYNTNYTMESWPYMDSPMPEENLAKPRLHPGDDLAAITMLYEQCKSQKDQKAPACSRNSSIFKPTERTPSNDLISLETSGNVMKILSENVPTGYSLEVLGSKQSASLPSNADTYATLTSVAAESDKQELNIIFDSLLQKWPESSAFPDPNAETLTYNDPFPEDHSSPVYSGSYSGSPPETYRSDFQFSLGAPAASSFKSNELPMVYLNKGQFYPITLQGVDNNTCVTTTKVKTVVMAVFENDKTPEMQLRFWNHWHARQPTVKQRVIDIADYKEVFTGISNIEEVAFNALSFVWNPHEEAKVFIGINSLSTDFSSQKGVKGLPLNLQIDTYDFSSGNNQLIHRAACQVKIFCDKGAERKMRDEERKTSKRRGKTSNDANAKSLVSSSMGCDCTFFQTVDDRITQPVLFIPEAHLSSLQRMATPMDESERTSMKRLYSDREQSTSPPSKQARRDESQRGKETVIKLTSQRFTLEFLSPKVLLYVRRATEEVFDALMLSTPTVSGLREAISEKYGMQEDTVGKIYKKCKRGIYVNMDDVIIQHYTNQSAFLIEISEVVSGRFQVTLIEV, encoded by the exons ATGACCAAAGAGACTGA AACTCTGGGAGTGGTCTTTCAGAGCGAGAACTTCAACTATAACCGCTACAACACAAACTACACCATGGAGTCCTGGCCGTATATGGATAGTCCCATGCCCGAGGAGAACCTGGCCAAACCCAGACTCCACCCAGGAGACGACCTGGCGGCTATAACAATGCTTTACGAACAGTGCAAG AGCCAGAAGGACCAGAAAGCTCCTGCCTGCAGTCGAAACAGTAGCATCTTCAAACCAAcagaaag GACTCCAAGCAATGATCTCATCTCACTGGAAACATCCGGCAACGTCATGAAGATCCTTTCAGAGAACGTCCCCACCGGCTACTCCCTTGAGGTCTTAGGATCCAAGCAGAGCGCCTCCCTGCCCTCCAACGCCGACACCTACGCCACCCTGACCAGCGTGGCGGCCGAGAGCGACAAACAGGAGCTCAATATCATCTTCGACTCTTTGCTGCAGAAGTGGCCCGAGAGTAGCGCGTTCCCGGACCCCAACGCGGAG ACTCTTACCTACAACGATCCCTTCCCCGAGGACCACTCCAGTCCCGTCTACTCGGGTTCCTACTCCGGCTCTCCACCTGAGACCTACAGAAGCGACTTCCAATTTTCCCTGGGTGCCCCCGCGGCCTCCTCTTTCAAATCCAACGAGTTACCCATGGTCTACCTGAATAAGGGGCAGTTCTACCCCATCACTCTTCAGGGAGTGGACAACAACACCTGCGTAACTACGACCAAAGTCAAG ACGGTGGTGATGGCCGTGTTTGAGAATGACAAAACGCCAGAAATGCAGCTTCGCTTTTGGAACCACTGGCATGCGCGTCAGCCGACTGTCAAACAGAGGGTCATTGACATTG CGGACTACAAAGAGGTGTTCACCGGCATTAGCAACATTGAGGAGGTTGCCTTCAACGCCCTCTCCTTCGTTTGGAATCCCCATGAAGAagccaag gtGTTTATCGGGATCAACTCGCTAAGCACCGATTTTTCATCGCAAAAAGGTGTGAAGGGCCTCCCTCTCAACCTGCAGATCGACACGTACGACTTCAGCTCCGGGAACAATCAGCTCATACACAGAGCCGCCTGCCAAGTCAAGATTTTCTGCGATAAG GGGGCTGAGAGGAAGATGCGTGATGAGGAGAGGAAGACGAGCAAGAGGAGGGGCAAAACGAGCAATGATGCCAACG ccaaGTCTTTAGTGAGCAGCTCAATGGGCTGCGACTGCACTTTCTTCCAAACTGTGGATGACCGCATCACCCAGCCGGTCCTCTTCATCCCAGAAGCACATCTGTCCAGCTTACAGCGCATG GCCACGCCTATGGATGAGAGCGAAAG aaCTTCTATGAAGAGGTTGTACTCGGACAGAGAACAGAGCACCTCTCCGCCTAGCAAGCAAGCACGCAGAGATGAATCCCAAAGAGGTAAGGAAACGGTTATCAAGCTAACGAGTCAACGCTTTACGCTTGAATTTCTTTCCCCAAAAGTTCTGCTGTACGTGAGGAGAGCCACCGAAGAGGTTTTCGACGCGCTCATGCTAAGCACGCCGACGGTGTCGGGCCTACGAGAAGCT ATTTCAGAAAAGTACGGCATGCAAGAAGACACCGTTGGGAAAATCTACAAGAAATGCAAACGAGG AATTTACGTCAATATGGACGACGTCATCATCCAACACTACACCAATCAGTCCGCTTTCCTCATCGAGATATCCGAAGTGGTCAGCGGTCGATTCCAGGTCACTCTCATCGAAGTATGA
- the cldn23l gene encoding claudin-23, whose translation MCTVQGIMVMQTPASMVMGIVFAPLGLVLLFTAAITPQWREGHTRLDLARPGFVFLRTVVKSHSPGVRPGMMDSLLLIRSDGLWESCLQLEHSELKQCWPVAGSYERDRRVRLAQGLVLTSLFLCGTGILLACIGVRCWTDLPLRGVAATGGLLVVVAGLLSITALVVYTHNLRRLGMEDTKQDLNNTRLPQLSLRPAGSLYFGWLGSCLQILGGGALALSFKRPRCRTCPEFAACPACQPCSEIRSKPESDMYEVSC comes from the coding sequence ATGTGCACCGTTCAAGGAATCATGGTGATGCAGACTCCGGCGTCCATGGTGATGGGGATCGTCTTTGCCCCCTTGGGTCTAGTCCTCCTCTTCACTGCTGCTATCACACCTCAGTGGAGAGAGGGCCACACACGTCTGGACTTGGCCAGGcctggttttgtttttctcaggaCAGTGGTGAAAAGCCACAGTCCTGGGGTCAGGCCAGGAATGATGGACAGTCTCCTGCTGATCCGCTCAGATGGGCTATGGGAGAGTTGTCTGCAGCTGGAGCACTCGGAGCTGAAGCAGTGCTGGCCGGTGGCGGGTTCTTATGAGCGAGACCGTCGGGTTCGCTTGGCGCAGGGCTTGGTCCTGACCTCCTTGTTCCTGTGCGGCACCGGTATCCTGCTGGCCTGCATCGGGGTGCGCTGTTGGACAGATCTCCCGCTACGAGGCGTGGCTGCCACAGGTGGGCTCCTAGTGGTGGTGGCCGGGTTGCTCAGTATCACCGCCCTGGTGGTCTACACCCACAACTTACGCAGGCTGGGGATGGAGGACACCAAGCAAGACCTGAACAACACTAGATTGCCTCAGCTCAGCTTACGTCCGGCCGGCTCGCTCTACTTTGGGTGGTTGGGTTCGTGCTTACAGATATTGGGAGGGGGTGCCTTGGCGCTGAGCTTCAAGAGACCGAGATGCAGAACCTGCCCGGAGTTTGCAGCCTGCCCGGCTTGTCAACCGTGCTCAGAGATTCGCAGCAAGCCCGAATCTGACATGTATGAAGTCAGCTGTTAG
- the nipal3 gene encoding NIPA-like protein 3, with protein sequence MDVSRADEDSYMNNLIGTLLAIFGNVLVSISLNIQKYGHVTIIGAKDPQFFYHTKTWWFGFFLGILGEAANFMSYAFGPLSLVAPLNAVSFLTSFILGFIFMHVKSKPKDFAKSHGLSFLGAILSVGGAYLFVAFGPNSHEKLTAEVVVHHLVGWPVLLYLVLQIITFCLLLYFYKQKNANALVIILLLVALLGSITVISVKAVSHMLILTLEGSMQLDYPIFTVMFVCMVSTIIFQASFLSDASKLYDSSQIASVNYILSTALAVLAGAVFYLEFNHEDILHISMFLLGIAACFLGVFLITKTKKKNNTFEPYVTMNMSNGVPTIHNKGPDVPAGFTGSFSYGALVNSDGMTPNQPVNKEQPTTSFRPTRASNGPPARKKD encoded by the exons ATGGACGTCAGCAGAGCAGACGAAGACTCGTACATG AATAACCTCATTGGGACTTTACTTGCTATATTTGGAAACGTACTTGTCAGCATCTCCTTAAATATTCAG AAATATGGCCATGTGACCATCATAGGAGCCAAGGACCCCCAGTTTTTCTACCACACCAAAACTTGGTGGTTTGGCTTTTTTCTCGGTATTTTAGGCGAGGCAGCCAACTTCATGTCCTACGCTTTTGGGCCCCTCAGCCTCGTAGCACCCCTCAATGCCGTCTCCTTTCTGA CAAGCTTCATTTTGGGCTTTATTTTCATGCACGTGAAATCAAAGCCGAAGGACTTTGCAA AGAGTCACGGGCTATCCTTCCTCGGCGCCATCTTATCTGTTGGAGGGGCGTACCTCTTTGTGGCTTTTGGACCAAACTCGCATGAAAAACTGACAGCCGAAGTCGTAGTGCATCACCTGGTCGGGTGGCCTGTTCTCTTATATCTG GTCCTGCAGATCATCACATTCTGCCTGCTGTTATATTTCTATAAACAGAAAAATGCAAATGCCCTGGTTATCATCCTGCTGCTGGTTGCTTtgctgg GTTCAATTACGGTCATCTCGGTGAAGGCCGTGTCCCACATGTTGATATTGACCCTCGAGGGCTCCATGCAGCTTGACTATCCCATCTTCACCGTGATGTTTGTGTGCATGGTGTCAACAATTATCTTTCAAGCCAG tttTCTTTCCGATGCTTCCAAGTTGTACGACTCATCCCAAATCGCCAGTGTTAACTACATCCTGTCCACCGCTTTAGCTGTCTTGGCAG gtgctGTGTTTTACTTGGAATTTAATCACGAAGACATCCTTCACATCAGCATGTTCTTATTGGG AATTGCGGCATGCTTCCTGGGTGTCTTCCTCATCACCAAAACCAAGAAGAAGAATAACACCTTTGAGCCTTACGTCACCATGAATATGAGTAACG GGGTACCGACCATCCACAACAAGGGTCCAGACGTCCCGGCTGGCTTCACCGGTAGTTTCTCTTACGGTGCTCTGGTTAACAGTGACGGAATGACTCCTAATCAGCCCGTCAACAAGGAGCAACCCACCACCAGCTTCAGACCCACGCGGGCATCTAATGGACCTCCTGCCAGGAAGAAAGATTAG